One Triticum dicoccoides isolate Atlit2015 ecotype Zavitan chromosome 5B, WEW_v2.0, whole genome shotgun sequence genomic window carries:
- the LOC119312373 gene encoding F-box protein At5g49610-like, translating to MATTILPDDLVVEILSRLPLKSFCRFRCVCKSWLAFSSDPHYRKKLPGTPSGLLYQKNEHGNAIHLVGLPSGDRDIDTTLSFVPCYEHPLELKGCSNGLLLCYHGGTGSKEISDAIVCNPATQEWMALPNTEPGPAVSYADLKLCFDPLWSQHFYVFQFETTPNGGYDTDVKVFFSEDSTWSNCLWETSDILGGDSLFLKGVLYVDHLWGHYLLALDAPDTCTQLLNHRILQLPGFPNGPEQRFYCFDGCLCQSSGVLCYAQQELDGCIIRIWSLEGSDRWVVKHRLNMNNVFGRDIMLHTNNEGLWYFDYEILAFDLERELVFLADTIADNKIISYSISTGKGSQILNIPRFADLYRSRLYVPYYGKFPACVLQGAQDKC from the coding sequence ATGGCCACAACCATACTACCTGATGACCTGGTGGTGGAGATCCTGTCTCGGCTGCCGCTGAAGTCCTTTTGCCGTTTTAGATGTGTCTGCAAGTCTTGGCTTGCCTTCTCATCTGATCCGCACTACCGCAAGAAGCTCCCAGGAACTCCCTCCGGTCTCCTGTACCAAAAAAATGAGCATGGCAATGCCATCCATCTCGTGGGCCTTCCCTCAGGTGACAGGGATATTGACACAACACTTAGCTTTGTGCCATGCTATGAGCATCCCTTGGAGCTTAAGGGTTGCAGCAATGGCCTGCTTCTGTGTTATCATGGTGGTACAGGCTCTAAAGAAATTTCCGACGCCATTGTGTGCAATCCAGCAACTCAAGAGTGGATGGCACTTCCAAATACTGAACCTGGACCAGCCGTCTCTTATGCTGATCTCAAGTTGTGTTTTGATCCATTATGGTCTCAACACTTCTATGTCTTCCAATTTGAGACGACTCCAAATGGTGGATATGACACCGACGTTAAGGTATTTTTCTCTGAGGATTCGACATGGTCTAATTGTCTATGGGAAACTTCAGATATACTTGGTGGTGATTCACTCTTCTTAAAAGGGGTGTTGTATGTGGATCACTTATGGGGGCATTACCTTCTGGCACTCGATGCACCTGACACATGCACACAGTTGCTCAATCATAGGATCCTTCAGCTGCCTGGATTTCCGAATGGACCAGAACAGAGGTTTTATTGCTTTGATGGCTGTCTTTGCCAGTCGTCTGGGGTCTTATGCTACGCACAACAAGAATTGGATGGTTGCATCATTCGAATTTGGAGTTTGGAAGGATCTGATAGGTGGGTGGTGAAGCATCGTCTAAATATGAACAACGTATTTGGGAGGGACATAATGCTCCATACTAATAATGAAGGATTATGGTACTTTGATTATGAAATCCTGGCATTTGACTTGGAGAGAGAGCTAGTTTTCCTTGCTGACACAATTGCTGATAATAAGATCATCTCATATAGCATCAGTACTGGAAAGGGCTCGCAGATTCTAAACATTCCAAGGTTCGCTGACCTATATCGAAGTCGACTCTACGTGCCGTACTATGGCAAGTTTCCAGCTTGTGTGCTTCAAGGAGCTCAAGACAAATGTTAG
- the LOC119312372 gene encoding uncharacterized protein LOC119312372, which yields MELPWGALLLALLSVSASSAVATLAVTAPPPAPARAPAPVTAPAPAHASPQAQDAEGLLINGNFENAPRKVNKTLIVGRHSLPGWTLRGHVEYVSAGPQPGGMFFAVPHGVHALRLGSHASASQNVSVRPGSLYALTFAATRTCAQDEALRIAVSPSLSAPADVAVRTLYSADTADTWAWGFRASSPVAQVTFSNPGVQEDAACGPLIDAVAIKELPTPYPTKDNLIKNDGFEIGPQVFKNSSVGVLLPPKQKDVTSPLPGWIIESLKAVRYIDAAHFSVPAGQYAVELVAGRESAIAQVIRTVPNRAYNLSYVVGDAKNGCHGSMLVEAFAANVTQKVPFESTGKGRFKAASLRFVAAGVRTRVTFYSSYYHTKVTDGVSLCGPVLDQVKILPLKL from the exons ATGGAGCTCCCATGGGGTGCCCTGCTGCTGGCGCTGCTCTCCGTCTCCGCCTCCTCCGCCGTCGCCACGCTCGCCGTCACCGCTCCCCCTCCGGCCCCTGCCCGTGCTCCTGCCCCCGTCACCGCCCCTGCCCCGGCCCATGCATCTCCTCAAGCTCAGGACGCTGAAG GTCTGCTGATCAACGGCAACTTCGAGAATGCGCCGAGGAAGGTGAACAAGACCCTTATCGTGGGGCGGCACTCGCTGCCGGGGTGGACGCTGCGGGGCCACGTCGAGTACGTCTCGGCGGGGCCGCAGCCGGGCGGCATGTTCTTCGCGGTGCCGCACGGCGTGCACGCGCTTCGCCTCGGCAGCCACGCGTCGGCGTCGCAGAACGTCTCCGTGCGCCCCGGCTCGCTCTACGCGCTCACCTTCGCCGCCACCCGCACCTGCGCGCAGGACGAGGCCCTGCGCATAGCCGTGTCCCCCTCGCTCTCGGCCCCCGCCGACGTCGCCGTCCGCACCCTCTACAGCGCCGACACCGCCGACACCTGGGCCTGGGGCTTCCGCGCCTCCTCCCCCGTCGCGCAGGTCACCTTCAGCAACCCCGGCGTGCAGGAGGACGCCGCGTGCGGCCCGCTCATCGACGCCGTCGCCATCAAGGAGCTGCCCACGCCCTACCCCACCAAAG ATAACCTGATCAAGAACGACGGGTTCGAGATCGGGCCGCAGGTGTTCAAGAACTCTAGCGTGGGCGTGCTGCTGCCGCCCAAGCAGAAGGACGTGACGTCGCCGCTGCCGGGCTGGATCATCGAGTCGCTCAAGGCGGTGCGGTACATCGACGCGGCCCACTTCTCGGTGCCGGCGGGGCAGTACGCGGTGGAGCTGGTGGCGGGGAGGGAGAGCGCCATCGCGCAGGTCATCCGCACCGTGCCCAACCGCGCCTACAACCTCTCCTACGTCGTCGGCGACGCCAAGAACGGCTGCCACGGCTCCATGCTCGTGGAGGCCTTCGCCGCCAACGTCACGCAGAAGGTGCCGTTCGAGTCCACGGGCAAGGGCAGGTTCAAGGCGGCGAGCCTCAGGTTCGTGGCCGCCGGAGTCCGGACCAGGGTCACCTTCTACAGCTCCTACTACCACACAAAGGTCACCGACGGCGTCTCGCTCTGCGGCCCCGTGCTGGACCAGGTCAAGATCCTGCCGCTCAAGCTCTAG